A window of the Corythoichthys intestinalis isolate RoL2023-P3 chromosome 6, ASM3026506v1, whole genome shotgun sequence genome harbors these coding sequences:
- the LOC130917370 gene encoding relA-associated inhibitor-like: MTSQSSYGSSLLFQTMNDDLNASLANADELASQFDSMLRDASGSKDKQREYKIPHYNIPPLSTASDVRSNWTNISPTSTSTLRSMDVTTTIKSTPTSPAPSVSPLSSPRIARSTSSLPRGASDGYSYQQISPKHSPHSPRRSYDHSPRRSPGYAERSPSPGHAPASHLPLPSPNRLSPFDGRRSPRPDRGPSPLSFHHPVAETLPRAFAFRQSDEGVQRQKSPSKWNETDLDMSFESKPHHTYDKSEWIRTSVPNSNWRESNLDGPPPAPGPKKNHRAPPVQFPQGSLSRNTRVTVLPEVASSNPSHQYHQQPIISRISIPPIAAQSRQRRPIPLSVIMRLQNPQWGAMSPRTGPPGDPWETSSQPATSRNFFSQAAMHPPPELRQPAIYSDALNPGDIDAELSRLDIVHHIAQIQEGEPSTPQGPPRPLSPTRLQPVVAPEAQSQEIPDLEELLRIRSEIPRPLKRRGSVDQSRPLQRASHYEPNQYKKLINKLFRRKEPRHKGERGSERGSETSTSSEEEEIAAVPLPQPPPTSTLHDFRNYHSILRASRDRKSSGRRARLSPLVLALDGALVGELETVQRAVQEMPDPSQSNDEGITALHNAICGGHYNVVDFLVRIGANVSAPDSHGWTPLHCAASCNDRLLCEFLVRNGAAVMAITESDGATAAQKCDPYAVGFEECETFLRGREEAMGIENSGVLYALWSYPAQAPDELTFREGDMVTILQKHDGSDWWWASLCGREGFVPNNYFGLFPKVRPKSLS; encoded by the exons ATGACTTCTCAAAGTAGCTACGGCAGCAGCCTACTGT TCCAAACAATGAACGACGACCTAAACGCGTCGCTAGCCAACGCGGATGAGCTAGCTAGCCAGTTTGACTCCATGCTGAGGGATGCCTCCGGATCCAAAGACAAGCAACGTGAATATAAG ATTCCCCATTACAACATCCCACCACTGTCTACCGCCTCCGACGTGCGGAGCAACTGGACTAACATCAGCCCCACGTCCACGTCAACCCTCCGCTCAATGGATGTGACCACTACGATTAAAAGCACGCCAACCTCCCCGGCACCCTCAGTCAGCCCGCTTTCCTCGCCCAGAATCGCCCGATCAACGTCGTCTCTGCCCCGAGGTGCTTCTGACGGGTACTCGTACCAGCAGATTAGCCCCAAGCATTCGCCACACAGCCCGAGACGAAGCTACGACCACAGTCCCCGCCGTTCGCCGGGCTACGCGGAAAGGAGTCCGTCCCCGGGTCACGCTCCTGCCTCGCACCTGCCGCTTCCCTCGCCCAACCGGCTCAGTCCCTTCGACGGTCGGAGGTCGCCTAGGCCCGACCGGGGCCCGTCGCCTTTGTCGTTTCATCATCCCGTGGCTGAAACGCTTCCACGGGCATTTGCGTTCAGGCAAAGTG ATGAGGGTGTGCAGAGGCAAAAGAGTCCCAGCAAGTGGAACGAGACGGATCTCGACATGTCCTTTGAAAGCAAGCCTCACCACACCTACGACA AGAGTGAGTGGATTAGAACATCCGTGCCAAACAGCAACTGGAGGGAATCCAACCTGGACGGCCCTCCTCCGGCCCCCGGCCCCAAAAAG AATCATCGTGCTCCACCTGTCCAGTTCCCCCAGGGCTCCTTGTCCAGAAACACTCGAGTGACAGTACTTCCAGAAGTGGCATCTTCTAACCCGTCCCATCAGTATCACCAGCAGCCAATCATTTCGCGCATTTCCATTCCTCCCATTGCCGCCCAGTCGCGCCAGCGTAGGCCCATCCCACTCTCTGTCATCATGCGTCTTCAGAACCCCCAATGGGGTGCCATGTCCCCCAGGACTGGACCTCCTGGGGACCCTTGGGAGACTTCCTCCCAGCCTGCCACATCCAGGAACTTCTTCAGCCAGGCTGCCATGCATCCGCCACCGGAGTTGAGACAACCGGCCATTTACAGCGAcg CACTAAACCCAGGTGACATTGACGCAGAGCTATCTCGACTAGACATAGTTCACCACATTGCACAGATCCAAGAGGGCGAACCTAGCACCCCTCAGGGCCCTCCCCGACCTCTTAGCCCCACCCGGCTACAACCTGTGGTGGCTCCTGAAGCCCAGAGCCAGGAGATCCCCGACCTGGAAGAGCTGCTACGCATCCGTTCAGAGATCCCTCGACCCCTGAAAAGGCGCGGCTCGGTGGATCAGTCGCGACCCCTTCAGAGGGCGTCGCACTACGAGCCCAACCAGTACAAGAAGCTCATCAACAAGCTCTTTCGGCGCAAGGAGCCCCGGCACAAGGGTGAGAGAGGCAGCGAACGGGGCAGCGAAACCAGCACCTCGTCGGAGGAAGAGGAAATCGCTGCAGTTCCACTGCCACAACCCCCGCCGACATCCACCCTTCACGACTTCAGA AACTACCATTCCATCCTGAGGGCTAGCCGGGACCGCAAAAGCTCCGGTAGACGAGCCCGCCTTAGCCCGCTGGTGCTAGCGCTGGACGGTGCACTTGTGGGAGAGCTGGAAACGGTTCAGCGTGCAGTACAGGAA ATGCCGGATCCGAGCCAGTCCAACGATGAGGGCATCACGGCGCTCCACAACGCTATCTGTGGTGGACATTACAATGTGGTGGACTTCCTGGTTCGCATTGGCGCAAATGTTAGTGCACCGGACAGCCACGGATG gacTCCGCTACACTGTGCAGCCTCGTGCAACGACCGGCTTCTCTGCGAATTCCTGGTGAGAAACGGAGCGGCCGTCATGGCGATAACTGAGAGTGACGGCGCCACGGCCGCGCAGAAATGCGACCCGTACGCCGTCGGCTTTGAGGAGTGCGAGACCTTTCTGAGAG GCAGAGAGGAAGCGATGGGAATTGAGAACAGTGGCGTGTTGTACGCCCTGTGGAGTTACCCGGCTCAAGCTCCTGACGAACTGACCTTCCGAGAAGGGGACATGGTCACCATCCTACAGAAGCATGATGGCTCCGACTGGTGGTGGGCGTCACTATGCGGCCGCGAGGGCTTCGTGCCTAACAACTACTTTGGG CTTTTTCCAAAGGTTCGACCAAAATCTCTTTCTTAG